Proteins from a genomic interval of Gluconacetobacter diazotrophicus PA1 5:
- a CDS encoding ribose-phosphate pyrophosphokinase: MKIVACNSNLPLAEKVASELRMPLCNVSVRRFADMEVFVEIHENVRGEDVFVIQSTCAPTNDNLMELLIMLDALRRGSARRVTAVMPYFGYARQDRKSGPRTPISAKLVANLLVEAGANRVLTMDLHAMQIQGFFDIPVDNLYAAPLFTRDIKGRIDHGTLPYLAPPMSIPGGFQNLMIVSPDVGGVVRARQLAQRLNVDLAIIDKRRERAGVSEVMNVIGDVRGRYCIMIDDIVDSGGSLCNAAAALVKEGAVAVEAYVTHGVLTGGAVQRIAQSPIGMLTLTDSIAATEAVAQATNIRQISTANLLSRAMRAVSDESSVSSLFD, translated from the coding sequence ATGAAGATCGTCGCCTGTAACAGCAACCTGCCTCTTGCCGAAAAGGTTGCGTCCGAGCTGCGGATGCCCCTGTGCAACGTATCGGTCCGGCGCTTCGCGGACATGGAGGTCTTCGTCGAGATCCACGAGAACGTCCGGGGCGAGGACGTGTTCGTGATCCAGAGCACCTGCGCGCCGACCAACGACAACCTGATGGAACTGCTGATCATGCTGGACGCGTTGCGTCGCGGGTCGGCACGGCGCGTCACGGCGGTGATGCCCTATTTCGGCTACGCGCGGCAGGATCGCAAATCCGGCCCCCGCACCCCCATCAGCGCCAAGCTGGTGGCCAACCTGCTGGTCGAAGCCGGCGCGAACCGGGTGCTGACGATGGACCTGCACGCGATGCAGATCCAGGGCTTCTTCGACATCCCGGTCGACAACCTGTATGCGGCGCCCCTGTTCACCCGCGACATCAAGGGGCGTATCGATCACGGAACGCTGCCCTATCTCGCGCCGCCGATGTCCATTCCCGGCGGGTTCCAGAACCTGATGATCGTCTCGCCCGACGTCGGCGGCGTGGTGCGCGCCCGGCAACTGGCGCAGCGCCTGAACGTGGACCTGGCGATCATCGACAAGCGGCGCGAGCGCGCCGGCGTGTCCGAGGTCATGAACGTCATCGGCGACGTGCGCGGCCGCTATTGCATCATGATCGACGATATCGTCGATAGCGGCGGGTCGCTGTGCAACGCCGCCGCAGCCCTGGTCAAGGAAGGGGCGGTGGCGGTCGAGGCCTACGTGACCCACGGCGTCCTGACCGGCGGCGCGGTGCAGCGCATCGCGCAGTCGCCCATCGGCATGCTGACCCTGACCGACAGCATCGCCGCGACCGAGGCGGTGGCGCAGGCCACGAACATCCGCCAGATCAGCACCGCCAACCTGCTCTCGCGCGCCATGCGCGCCGTGTCGGACGAAAGCTCGGTCTCCTCCCTCTTCGATTAG